In Oceanivirga salmonicida, the DNA window TAATTTCATTTTCATCATATAAAAAATACAGAAATTCTAAATAAATATTTGAATCATATATATTACAATAATCAAAAATACTTTGGAAATATGAATAATTACATTGATTTAATCTATAAAATTATCAAATAAAAATAATACGATAATATCATTAAGAATTTTCATAAAGATACCGTTAATAACAATTATTTATAGGTAACATTATGTAAAGTTTTTAATTTATTCCAACAGGACCAAAATCATAATTATAAATTATTTGATTTAATCTAAGTTTATTAATATTTTTAACTTCTATCTTTTTATCTTTTATTGGACTTCCAAATAAAGCTATATTTCGAATTGTAGTAGCTTTTTCAAATTCTTTATATTTTGGAAATTTTCTCAATGGAAGGCCACAAAATGTTCCGAATGGAATTTTACCTGTTCTTAATAAACTAAAAAAAGAAGGATATATAATTCCATCAAATCCTTTCTCTTTTACATAAAGACTTAAATCTCTTGAAATTTCATAGGCATTTGGCGATTCTTTAGAAGCTAAAAATAACATTTGTATTGATAAATCTAAGCTTTCAAATGCATTAATATTTTCATCAATTGGCTCTGTTAAGTCTAAAAGCTTTAAAGTATTATTTGGCTTAAGTGTTGCAACGTATATTTCATCTTCTGTTATTACTCTACATTCATGAATACAAACTTCTAAATCTTGAGAAGCATATAAAATTGGATTATTTTTACTATCTAGTCTCCCTTTTCCTGGGTATGGAGAACTATCATATTCATTTTTATCAATAGGTTTTTCAGGGTTTGTTCGTATTCTATAGAATAATTCATTTTCTTTTAACAAAACTGTTGGAAATTCATCAATTATCCTTTTGAAAATTGATTTTCTTTTTTTTATATTTTGTAAATCTTTTAAAGGTTCAATTTCTCCAATAAGCCATAATGGAGGTCCGTAAACAAAAAATCCAATTCCTAATTCTTTTTCAAAAAGTTTTACATCTTTTTGTAATGAGTTAGAGAATTTAACACTTGTCTTTATATACTTATTAAATTTAATTGTTGGAGAAGCTCCATAATCTAATTTAACAATACTTCCAACTTCAAAAAATCTATAAACTAATTCTTTTATCTGTTCAATATTTAGTTTAATTCCATGAGAATTTAAACAATTTCTACAATTATTAGAGTTTTGTATTCCAATTTTCTCTGCCATAAGTTTAAGTCCTTGGTCTGTAAAACATTTTGAACAAAGTTTTTCTTTATTTTTGTAATTTTTTATCATAATAATTTCTTTCTTTAAAATTAATATAAATCTATATTTTATATCTTTCTTTTTCTATATTCAATTTTAATTTACAAAATATTTCATTTATTCCCCA includes these proteins:
- a CDS encoding RES family NAD+ phosphorylase, translating into MIKNYKNKEKLCSKCFTDQGLKLMAEKIGIQNSNNCRNCLNSHGIKLNIEQIKELVYRFFEVGSIVKLDYGASPTIKFNKYIKTSVKFSNSLQKDVKLFEKELGIGFFVYGPPLWLIGEIEPLKDLQNIKKRKSIFKRIIDEFPTVLLKENELFYRIRTNPEKPIDKNEYDSSPYPGKGRLDSKNNPILYASQDLEVCIHECRVITEDEIYVATLKPNNTLKLLDLTEPIDENINAFESLDLSIQMLFLASKESPNAYEISRDLSLYVKEKGFDGIIYPSFFSLLRTGKIPFGTFCGLPLRKFPKYKEFEKATTIRNIALFGSPIKDKKIEVKNINKLRLNQIIYNYDFGPVGIN